In Polyangia bacterium, a genomic segment contains:
- a CDS encoding IS5/IS1182 family transposase, translating into YRLLSKEFERTIVSSESDIQLCMIRLMTRRLAFG; encoded by the coding sequence TATCGCTTATTGTCGAAAGAATTCGAGCGAACCATCGTTTCAAGCGAATCCGACATTCAACTATGTATGATACGTCTCATGACGCGCCGCCTGGCATTTGGCTGA